The following coding sequences are from one Arcobacter nitrofigilis DSM 7299 window:
- a CDS encoding NAD(P)/FAD-dependent oxidoreductase, whose product MARLVVLGGGVSGHTAATFAAKWLGKSHEVVVVTPNSKWNWIPSNIWVGVGEMGKEDVTFDLAPVYKKAGITYKQAKALSIHPDGKTENFKPYVTIEYTSEDKASQTEELTYDYLINATGPKLNFAATPGLDPDVDGNTVSVCTADHAVHAYHELEKCIEKMSKGENQTILVGTGHGLCTCQGAAFEYIFNIEHILKKRGVREKANLVWISNEETLGDFGMGGMHINRGGYLTHSRVFTESIYAERGLTWITGAHVNKIEKGLAHYELLNGEYHSQEFDLAMLIPPFAGVGLKAYDKEGSDITDTIFAPNGFLKVDADYTPKAYEDWKASDWPKTLQNPTYKNIFAVGIAFAPPHPISKPQKSSNGTMITPTPPRTGMPSGIMGKAVAHSICDMITGKSTTPTHTASMSSMGAACVASTGKGLFTGTAAAMTVYPVVPDYEKYPETGRDQDSTFGEVGTAGHWIKHTLHYMFIYKAQLKPGWTLIPE is encoded by the coding sequence ATGGCAAGACTTGTCGTTTTAGGAGGGGGAGTATCTGGGCACACTGCTGCAACATTTGCAGCAAAATGGCTTGGTAAATCCCATGAAGTTGTAGTTGTTACTCCAAATTCAAAATGGAATTGGATACCTTCAAATATTTGGGTTGGGGTAGGAGAAATGGGCAAAGAAGATGTAACTTTTGATTTAGCCCCTGTATATAAAAAAGCAGGTATTACATATAAACAAGCAAAAGCCTTATCTATTCATCCTGATGGAAAAACTGAAAATTTTAAGCCCTATGTAACTATTGAATATACTAGTGAAGATAAAGCTTCACAAACTGAAGAACTTACTTATGATTATTTAATTAATGCAACTGGTCCAAAATTGAATTTTGCTGCAACACCGGGATTAGATCCAGACGTTGATGGAAATACTGTCTCAGTTTGTACTGCAGATCATGCTGTTCATGCATACCATGAACTTGAAAAATGTATTGAAAAAATGTCAAAAGGTGAAAATCAAACTATCTTAGTAGGAACAGGACATGGCTTATGTACTTGTCAAGGTGCTGCTTTTGAATATATTTTCAATATTGAACATATTCTTAAAAAAAGAGGTGTTAGAGAAAAAGCCAATTTAGTTTGGATATCAAATGAAGAGACATTGGGTGACTTTGGAATGGGAGGAATGCATATTAATAGAGGTGGATACTTGACTCATTCAAGGGTATTTACAGAATCAATTTATGCAGAAAGAGGACTTACTTGGATTACAGGGGCTCATGTAAATAAAATAGAAAAGGGCTTAGCTCACTATGAACTATTAAACGGAGAGTATCATTCTCAAGAGTTTGATTTAGCTATGTTAATTCCACCATTTGCTGGAGTTGGCTTAAAAGCATATGATAAAGAAGGAAGTGATATTACAGATACAATTTTTGCACCAAATGGATTTTTAAAAGTTGATGCTGATTATACTCCAAAAGCATATGAAGATTGGAAAGCTAGTGATTGGCCAAAAACATTACAAAACCCAACTTATAAAAATATATTTGCTGTTGGTATTGCTTTTGCACCACCACATCCAATTTCTAAACCACAAAAATCATCAAATGGTACAATGATTACGCCCACACCACCAAGAACTGGTATGCCAAGTGGTATCATGGGAAAAGCAGTTGCTCACTCAATTTGCGATATGATTACTGGAAAATCAACTACTCCTACACATACAGCAAGTATGAGTAGTATGGGTGCAGCTTGTGTTGCAAGTACGGGTAAGGGGTTATTTACAGGAACAGCTGCTGCAATGACAGTTTATCCAGTGGTTCCAGATTATGAAAAATATCCAGAAACAGGAAGAGACCAAGACTCAACTTTTGGAGAAGTAGGAACAGCAGGACATTGGATCAAACATACTTTACATTATATGTTTATATATAAAGCTCAATTAAAACCGGGCTGGACTTTAATCCCAGAATAA
- a CDS encoding efflux RND transporter periplasmic adaptor subunit yields MKTSYLSHILKVFILLIISMNLYAEPLELSSFIVSNNQKTISSKYNGYIEKFYINEGDYVKKGKLLLKIDSKEMSTLKSQTILSIEQAKLNFNIIKSDLGKATIDFDRYKRLFEKQLISKSDFENFQLKKSNLEKNLQIAKKSIKQSEDKLQEINKNLKYLNIRASSDGLIIKKNINEGELATAGTPLLTISDVDNLNLYLDVAESDLSKFREKENLDIYIESLNINQKAKVVAILPSVDSGTNSFRVKLSFKRTDNRVLPGMYAKVRVE; encoded by the coding sequence ATGAAAACATCTTATTTAAGTCATATATTGAAGGTATTTATACTTTTAATAATCTCTATGAATCTCTATGCTGAGCCATTAGAGTTATCTAGTTTTATTGTTAGTAATAACCAAAAGACAATATCAAGTAAGTATAATGGATATATAGAAAAGTTCTATATAAATGAAGGCGATTATGTAAAAAAAGGCAAACTTCTTTTAAAAATAGATTCAAAAGAAATGTCAACATTAAAGTCTCAAACTATACTTAGTATTGAACAAGCTAAATTAAATTTTAATATTATAAAAAGTGATTTAGGAAAAGCTACAATTGATTTTGATAGATATAAAAGACTTTTCGAAAAACAATTGATTTCAAAAAGCGATTTTGAAAACTTTCAACTAAAAAAGAGCAATCTAGAGAAAAATCTACAAATAGCAAAAAAATCTATAAAACAAAGTGAAGATAAACTTCAAGAAATAAATAAAAATCTTAAATATTTAAATATAAGAGCTTCAAGTGATGGTTTAATAATCAAAAAAAATATCAATGAAGGTGAATTGGCAACTGCTGGAACTCCACTTTTAACAATAAGTGATGTGGATAATTTAAATCTTTATTTAGATGTAGCTGAAAGTGATTTATCAAAATTTAGAGAAAAAGAGAACTTAGATATCTATATTGAATCTCTTAATATAAATCAAAAAGCAAAAGTAGTAGCAATATTACCAAGTGTTGATTCTGGAACTAATAGTTTTAGAGTAAAACTAAGTTTTAAAAGAACAGACAATCGAGTACTTCCAGGAATGTATGCAAAAGTGAGAGTTGAATAA
- a CDS encoding efflux RND transporter permease subunit: MDYKSIKVHNIGGLLSKTFLHNPLTPVIAVFILILGYMALTFMPREENPQMIVSGGNIIVSLPGATPQEVENVIVKPIERKMKEVLGVEHIQGIARADVGIVNVMFYIGEDKEQSNLKMYDKMMQNLDILPRGASQPLIKPLDIDTDIPIYSIAFYSKDNKISQANLYEKVKQLQQKFNSIENIAQANIIGGHKKQFNIILDTNKLNRYNLTINDVKQALNAVVINAPQLKKARGNEIRIGSIKNVLQSINDVQNIIIPTGNRIVYLKDIATISDGVDFQNYKNVEINLKDKNLYPQVTLTLSKLKGSNAVVIADEVTKRLSQMRSEFEKEGINYTITRNDGERANDAVNELMFHLLISVVIIILLLIFVLGWKEAMIVTFTIPAIFAITLFVAYLGDQTINRITLFAFLLSLGLLVDDAIVVVENIHRHFHKEDSKNKTNEEIMVEATDEIGASTNIATIAIILTMVPMAFVGQMMGQFMRPIPLNVPVAMAASLIIAYIFTPYFANKILKRGK; this comes from the coding sequence ATGGATTACAAATCTATAAAAGTACACAATATTGGTGGACTACTTTCTAAGACTTTTCTTCATAACCCTTTAACTCCTGTAATTGCAGTTTTTATTTTGATTTTAGGATATATGGCACTTACTTTTATGCCAAGAGAAGAAAATCCACAAATGATTGTTTCTGGTGGAAATATTATAGTTTCTCTACCTGGTGCAACACCCCAAGAAGTTGAAAATGTTATTGTAAAACCAATTGAAAGAAAAATGAAAGAGGTTTTAGGAGTAGAGCATATTCAAGGAATAGCAAGAGCGGATGTGGGAATTGTAAATGTTATGTTCTATATTGGTGAAGATAAAGAACAATCAAATCTCAAAATGTATGATAAGATGATGCAAAACTTAGATATCTTGCCAAGGGGAGCTAGTCAACCTTTGATTAAACCACTTGATATTGATACTGATATTCCTATTTATTCTATTGCTTTTTATTCTAAGGATAATAAAATTAGTCAAGCTAATTTATATGAAAAAGTAAAGCAGTTACAACAAAAATTTAACTCTATAGAAAACATAGCACAAGCTAATATTATTGGTGGACATAAAAAACAATTTAATATTATCCTTGATACTAATAAACTTAATCGATACAACTTAACAATAAATGATGTAAAACAAGCACTTAATGCAGTTGTAATTAATGCTCCCCAGTTAAAAAAAGCAAGGGGAAATGAGATTAGAATTGGAAGTATAAAAAATGTACTTCAATCTATAAATGATGTTCAAAATATAATTATTCCTACAGGTAATAGAATTGTATATTTAAAAGATATTGCAACTATAAGTGATGGAGTTGATTTTCAAAATTATAAAAATGTAGAAATAAATCTAAAAGACAAAAATCTTTATCCACAAGTTACTTTGACTTTATCTAAATTGAAAGGTTCAAATGCAGTTGTTATTGCAGATGAAGTGACTAAAAGACTATCTCAAATGAGAAGTGAATTTGAAAAAGAAGGAATAAATTATACTATTACTAGAAATGATGGTGAAAGAGCAAATGATGCAGTAAATGAACTTATGTTTCACCTTTTGATTTCAGTTGTTATCATTATTTTATTATTGATATTTGTTCTTGGATGGAAAGAAGCGATGATTGTAACCTTTACAATTCCAGCGATTTTTGCAATAACACTTTTTGTAGCATATTTAGGTGATCAAACAATAAATAGAATTACTCTATTTGCTTTTCTTTTATCTCTTGGACTTTTAGTTGATGATGCAATTGTTGTAGTAGAAAATATTCATAGACATTTTCATAAAGAAGATAGTAAAAATAAAACAAATGAAGAGATTATGGTAGAAGCAACTGATGAGATAGGGGCTTCAACAAATATAGCAACGATAGCAATTATTCTTACAATGGTACCTATGGCATTTGTAGGACAAATGATGGGACAATTTATGAGACCAATTCCTTTAAATGTACCAGTAGCAATGGCTGCTTCACTTATAATCGCATATATCTTTACCCCATATTTTGCAAATAAAATATTAAAAAGAGGAAAATAA
- a CDS encoding efflux RND transporter permease subunit gives MNSINNLVHLCIKNKKNKTIVLLVTLFAFLFSVYLLPLEIVKAKMLPGKDSNTFTVYVDLPTGSSIYQTKKVTDGVVSVLQKEKEVLDSEVFLGTSSPLDFAGLVKMSGLKSGENFAEIVVNILKKHDREEPSFLMAQRLRIEINKVVEKINPNATIKMVEPPAGPPVLAAIVAEIYGDNYNSIEKLAKRVEKVFKKTDGLVDIDIIGDDDYEKYEYILDYEKIKRLGITVNSVTDLLETAFNGKVINTKNSSKYSTQIDLFVRTKQRDFDVENALSSLKVKSSNGNLVPLVSIVKVKKVKNEKTIYSKDLKPMLNVVAETDMVSQIYPLLDARTFIKENFGDEYEVTSANMLNLWLTDKKTGEKLKLVWDGELKVTLDTFRDLGGAFIAALVLIFLLMVVYYRNFALSGIVLLSSFLSIIGVIFGHLFVDIVTTHTFFLTATSLIGFIALIGISSRNALLLIDFTKHLVATGIEKKEAIATSASIRAKPIILTAASIILASILLANDAVFGGLGVSLIFGTVAAVIASIFVVPVLIDNIDESVLRD, from the coding sequence ATGAATAGTATTAATAATCTGGTTCATTTATGTATAAAAAATAAGAAAAATAAGACAATAGTACTTTTAGTAACTCTGTTTGCATTTTTATTTTCTGTATATTTACTTCCTTTAGAAATTGTAAAAGCAAAAATGCTTCCAGGAAAAGATTCAAATACTTTTACAGTATATGTAGATTTACCAACAGGAAGTTCAATCTATCAGACAAAAAAAGTAACTGATGGAGTTGTGAGTGTACTACAAAAAGAAAAAGAAGTTTTAGACTCAGAAGTTTTTTTAGGAACTTCTTCTCCTCTTGATTTTGCAGGACTTGTTAAAATGAGTGGATTAAAAAGTGGAGAAAACTTTGCAGAAATAGTTGTAAATATATTAAAAAAACATGATAGAGAAGAACCCTCATTTCTTATGGCTCAAAGATTAAGAATAGAGATAAATAAAGTTGTTGAAAAAATAAATCCAAATGCTACTATTAAAATGGTAGAACCACCAGCTGGTCCTCCAGTATTAGCAGCAATTGTTGCAGAAATTTATGGAGACAATTATAACTCTATAGAAAAACTTGCAAAAAGAGTAGAAAAGGTTTTTAAAAAAACTGATGGTTTAGTTGATATTGATATTATTGGGGATGATGATTATGAAAAGTATGAGTATATACTTGATTATGAAAAAATAAAAAGACTTGGAATAACAGTAAATAGTGTAACAGATTTGCTTGAAACAGCATTTAATGGTAAAGTTATCAATACTAAAAACTCATCAAAATACTCTACTCAAATTGACTTGTTTGTTAGAACAAAACAAAGAGATTTTGATGTTGAAAATGCCTTATCATCTTTAAAAGTAAAAAGTTCAAATGGTAATTTAGTACCTTTAGTAAGTATTGTAAAAGTAAAAAAAGTAAAAAATGAAAAAACAATATATTCAAAAGATTTAAAACCTATGTTAAATGTAGTGGCAGAGACAGATATGGTATCTCAAATTTATCCACTACTTGATGCTAGAACTTTTATAAAAGAGAATTTTGGTGATGAATATGAAGTTACTAGTGCAAATATGCTAAATCTTTGGCTTACAGATAAAAAGACGGGTGAAAAATTAAAACTTGTTTGGGATGGAGAATTAAAAGTTACACTAGATACTTTTAGGGATTTAGGTGGGGCTTTTATAGCTGCACTTGTTCTTATATTTTTACTTATGGTTGTATATTATAGAAACTTTGCCTTAAGTGGAATTGTATTGTTATCAAGCTTTTTATCAATCATTGGTGTGATTTTTGGGCATCTATTTGTAGATATAGTTACAACCCACACTTTCTTTTTAACAGCAACTTCTCTTATAGGTTTTATTGCTCTAATTGGTATTAGTTCAAGAAATGCACTTTTACTAATAGATTTTACAAAACATTTAGTTGCAACTGGGATAGAGAAAAAAGAAGCAATAGCTACATCTGCGTCAATAAGAGCAAAACCAATTATTTTGACAGCTGCTTCAATTATCCTAGCTTCTATATTACTTGCAAATGATGCAGTTTTTGGAGGTCTTGGTGTATCTTTAATCTTTGGAACAGTAGCAGCTGTAATTGCATCAATTTTTGTTGTTCCTGTATTGATTGATAATATTGATGAGAGTGTTCTTCGGGATTAA